Proteins from a genomic interval of Bradyrhizobium sp. CCGB01:
- a CDS encoding CopG family transcriptional regulator: MRDRMNVYFPPELLKQISDLADRKKLSRSAIVEAAVVSFLSPDGADRQEAAFARRLDRMSRQMQRLERDVGLTAETLALFIRFWLTITPPLPNDAQAAAQAKGRERFEGFVEALGRRLQKGQSFLREIPEDIRRQEPADEA, encoded by the coding sequence ATGCGCGACCGGATGAACGTGTATTTCCCACCAGAGCTTCTGAAGCAGATCTCGGATCTGGCCGATCGCAAGAAGCTTTCCCGGTCTGCGATCGTGGAGGCGGCAGTCGTGTCATTTCTGTCGCCGGACGGAGCGGACAGGCAGGAAGCAGCATTTGCCCGTCGGCTGGACCGGATGTCGCGTCAGATGCAAAGGCTGGAGCGTGACGTCGGCTTGACAGCAGAGACCTTGGCCCTCTTCATCCGCTTCTGGCTGACGATTACACCACCGTTACCCAACGATGCGCAGGCGGCTGCGCAGGCAAAGGGTAGGGAACGCTTTGAAGGATTTGTTGAGGCGCTCGGGCGTCGTTTGCAAAAGGGGCAGAGCTTTTTGCGCGAAATTCCTGAAGATATCCGCCGTCAGGAACCGGCCGACGAAGCCTAA
- a CDS encoding nitrate/nitrite transporter, with amino-acid sequence MQISIAWRRIACVFLPFAAGYYLSYLFRTINALIGGHVNSDIRLGTADLGLLTSVYFLVFAVAQIPVGILLDRFGPRRVQSALLLVAAAGAGLFAASTGFLSLLIARAMIGLGVAAALTAGLKSIILWFPKERVALMNGYMIMLGSLGAVTATAPAEHLLAWMGWRQLFEILAVATSATAVLIYVVVPERAIVPSTASMPATLSSVFGDRRFWRIAPLSATCVGSAWSLQGLWAAPWLTDVEGLDRASLVRRLFMMSVALCGGAWLFGMTVHYIKRRGIGAETILAMVAVLFIAAELALILRAPSPSILPWSVVAIVGTATVVSFAVIADYFPPELAGRANGALNVLHFGWAFLAQYTTGLVLEQWPTNDGHRPVQAYQVAFGLNVALQIAALTWFALPWCRSFASWVSSIPFFMPADVSYAPESVGLYEDSIILLPADDDAEW; translated from the coding sequence ATGCAAATCTCAATAGCATGGCGTCGAATTGCGTGCGTTTTTCTCCCCTTTGCCGCTGGATACTATCTTTCGTATCTGTTTCGAACGATCAACGCCTTGATCGGGGGTCATGTCAACTCGGATATCCGGCTTGGGACCGCCGACCTCGGGTTACTTACGTCAGTGTACTTCCTTGTTTTCGCAGTGGCTCAGATCCCCGTCGGGATATTGTTGGACCGCTTTGGTCCGCGTCGTGTCCAGAGTGCACTGCTTTTGGTCGCCGCGGCCGGCGCCGGACTATTCGCGGCATCGACAGGCTTCCTCTCACTTTTGATCGCGCGGGCAATGATCGGGCTTGGCGTGGCAGCGGCGCTGACGGCTGGACTGAAGTCCATCATCCTTTGGTTTCCCAAAGAACGAGTGGCCCTGATGAACGGCTACATGATCATGCTGGGGTCACTAGGGGCGGTGACCGCCACGGCTCCCGCCGAGCACCTGCTTGCCTGGATGGGCTGGCGACAGCTATTTGAAATCCTGGCGGTTGCGACCAGTGCCACGGCAGTCCTCATCTATGTTGTGGTTCCTGAGCGAGCCATTGTCCCATCGACAGCGTCAATGCCGGCAACCCTCAGCTCCGTTTTCGGCGACAGGCGTTTCTGGCGCATTGCGCCGTTGTCGGCGACTTGTGTTGGGTCGGCCTGGTCTCTGCAGGGATTGTGGGCAGCGCCGTGGCTGACAGATGTAGAGGGGCTTGATCGCGCAAGTCTTGTCAGACGGCTTTTCATGATGTCGGTCGCGCTTTGCGGCGGTGCCTGGTTGTTCGGTATGACGGTCCATTACATCAAACGAAGAGGAATCGGAGCGGAGACAATACTGGCGATGGTTGCAGTGTTGTTTATCGCAGCCGAGTTAGCCTTGATCCTGCGAGCGCCTTCGCCGTCCATCTTGCCCTGGTCGGTCGTCGCAATCGTCGGAACGGCAACCGTGGTCAGCTTCGCGGTAATAGCAGATTACTTTCCGCCGGAGCTTGCTGGTCGTGCCAATGGCGCCTTGAACGTCTTGCATTTTGGTTGGGCTTTTTTGGCACAATACACGACAGGCCTGGTCCTGGAGCAATGGCCAACGAACGATGGCCATAGGCCCGTCCAAGCCTATCAAGTCGCGTTCGGTCTCAACGTAGCACTGCAGATCGCGGCGTTGACTTGGTTCGCGCTACCTTGGTGCCGATCCTTCGCTTCATGGGTGAGTTCAATTCCTTTCTTCATGCCGGCTGATGTTTCCTACGCTCCCGAGTCAGTTGGGTTGTATGAGGATTCGATCATCCTCCTGCCCGCGGATGACGATGCGGAGTGGTGA
- a CDS encoding conjugal transfer protein TraG: MSGTKILWGQVIVVGLIVLLAIWGATEWTAWRLAYQPELGHPWFELLGLKIYYPPVFFWWWFVYDAYAPQVFVEGAFIAASGTFVSIAAAIGMSVWRAREAENVETYGSARWAGAEEVRGAGLLGPDGVVLGRLDHDYLRHDGPEHVLCFAPTRSGKGVGLVVPSLLAWPGSAIVHDIKGENWQLTAGFRSVHGRVLLFDPTNPKSSAYNPLLEVRRGEWEVRDVQNVADVLVDPEGSLDKRNHWEKTSHSLLVGAILHVLYAEADKTLAGVAAFLSDPKRPIEATLKAMMTTPHLGAQGAHPVVASTARELLNKSENERSGVLSTAMSFLGLYRDPVVARVTRCCDWRIADLIADRRPATLYLVVPPSDISRTKPLIRLVLNQIGRRLTEDLQARDRRHRVLMMLDEFPALGRLDFFESALAFMAGYGIKSFLIAQSLNQIEKAYGPNNAILDNCHVRVSFATNDERTAKRVSDALGTATEMRAMKNYAGHRLNPWLGHLMVSRQETARPLLTPGEVMQLPPMDEIVMVAGTPPIRAKKVRYYEDRRFTERVLPPPDPATSGRSSRTDGWSACGMLKPTMSPTGQAAQAEEDAANSGLRREPELPDHVAIVKETTEPTPAEEFSVVLDDDEDAVRQSRLIRQQMRGVARQVALDPNDGMEL; the protein is encoded by the coding sequence ATGTCCGGAACCAAAATCCTCTGGGGACAGGTAATCGTCGTCGGTCTAATTGTTTTGCTCGCCATCTGGGGAGCAACCGAGTGGACAGCCTGGCGGTTGGCCTATCAGCCCGAGCTCGGGCATCCTTGGTTCGAACTGTTGGGCCTCAAAATTTACTACCCACCAGTCTTCTTCTGGTGGTGGTTCGTCTACGACGCTTATGCACCTCAGGTTTTTGTCGAGGGGGCTTTCATCGCGGCATCGGGCACGTTCGTTTCGATCGCAGCGGCGATCGGGATGTCGGTCTGGCGGGCGCGCGAGGCCGAGAACGTCGAGACCTATGGCTCGGCGCGCTGGGCTGGTGCGGAAGAGGTTCGAGGAGCCGGGCTGCTTGGTCCGGATGGTGTGGTGCTGGGGAGGCTCGACCATGACTACCTCCGCCATGACGGACCAGAGCACGTGTTGTGTTTTGCGCCCACTCGGTCGGGCAAAGGTGTTGGCCTCGTCGTGCCCTCGTTGCTTGCCTGGCCTGGGTCGGCCATTGTCCACGACATTAAGGGTGAGAACTGGCAACTGACCGCGGGATTCCGTTCGGTACATGGCCGCGTCCTGTTGTTCGATCCGACCAATCCAAAGTCGTCAGCCTACAATCCGCTTCTCGAGGTCCGGCGAGGTGAATGGGAGGTTCGCGACGTTCAGAACGTCGCCGACGTTCTGGTCGACCCCGAAGGCTCCCTCGACAAGCGGAACCATTGGGAGAAGACCAGTCATTCGCTCCTGGTCGGCGCTATCCTCCATGTCCTCTATGCCGAGGCGGACAAGACCTTGGCCGGCGTCGCCGCTTTTCTGTCCGACCCAAAGCGGCCGATCGAGGCGACGCTGAAGGCGATGATGACCACACCCCATCTCGGCGCCCAGGGCGCTCATCCAGTGGTCGCCTCGACCGCGCGTGAACTTCTCAACAAATCTGAGAATGAACGCTCCGGCGTCCTGTCCACGGCGATGTCGTTCCTGGGTCTATACCGCGATCCCGTCGTGGCCCGGGTGACCCGCTGCTGCGATTGGCGGATCGCGGATCTTATTGCAGATCGCCGTCCGGCGACGCTCTATCTCGTGGTGCCGCCGTCCGATATCTCGCGCACCAAGCCACTGATCCGCCTGGTGCTGAACCAGATCGGCCGGCGCCTGACCGAAGACTTGCAGGCCCGCGACCGCCGACATCGGGTCCTGATGATGCTCGACGAATTCCCGGCACTCGGGCGGCTCGACTTCTTCGAGTCGGCGCTCGCCTTCATGGCGGGCTACGGCATCAAGAGTTTCTTGATCGCGCAATCGCTCAATCAGATCGAGAAGGCCTATGGGCCCAACAACGCGATCCTCGACAACTGCCACGTCCGCGTCAGCTTCGCGACCAACGACGAGCGGACGGCCAAACGGGTATCCGACGCATTGGGAACGGCGACCGAGATGCGGGCGATGAAGAACTATGCCGGGCACAGGTTGAACCCTTGGTTGGGGCATCTCATGGTCTCGCGCCAGGAGACGGCAAGGCCGCTTCTGACCCCCGGCGAGGTCATGCAGCTTCCGCCGATGGATGAGATCGTCATGGTTGCGGGCACGCCACCGATCCGGGCGAAGAAGGTTCGCTACTACGAGGACCGACGGTTCACCGAACGGGTCCTGCCACCGCCTGATCCGGCGACATCCGGTCGATCGTCGCGAACGGATGGATGGTCGGCGTGCGGAATGCTGAAGCCGACGATGAGTCCGACCGGCCAAGCGGCGCAGGCCGAGGAAGACGCGGCGAACAGTGGTCTTCGTCGCGAGCCTGAACTCCCCGATCACGTCGCGATCGTCAAGGAGACGACCGAACCGACGCCGGCTGAGGAATTTTCTGTCGTTCTTGACGACGACGAGGATGCGGTCCGCCAGTCCCGGCTCATACGCCAACAAATGCGCGGCGTTGCCCGTCAAGTTGCGCTTGATCCAAACGACGGCATGGAGCTCTGA